A genomic region of Parambassis ranga chromosome 7, fParRan2.1, whole genome shotgun sequence contains the following coding sequences:
- the dnajc22 gene encoding dnaJ homolog subfamily C member 22, which produces MVKSVMVAYGLWAVGGPLGLHHLYLGRDSHALLWMLTLGGFGFGWVREVIRIPAYVSTANQDAETERKRPPTYPPPVSPVRFAGQVCVGIYFGTVALMGLNSLSFFYLIVLPLCVGAGVHLVSSVGQQTSDLQKTLTACLITSPIFYGSTLSPLPISIAASVTAAQHRKFKPPQAPGQAQKLGPRLYRLGLAWLAFSAPLGYCIFHNTTATLYYLSDCIAALLDAFWFLPGLRSVLEYILLMPYQILCALTGGGYYEESWRKLLEILLKEYSEREKEALKVLSLEAEASVEEITQSYRELAKAWHPDHNPDKEAEAMFVKIHEAYEVLLRWHRPKRFR; this is translated from the exons ATGGTTAAAAGTGTGATGGTAGCCTATGGCCTGTGGGCAGTAGGAGGGCCTTTAGGTCTTCACCATTTGTATTTAGGGAGAGACAGCCATGCTCTGTTGTGGATGCTTACTCTGGGAGGCTTCGGGTTTGGCTGGGTCAGAGAGGTCATACGTATTCCTGCATATGTTAGCACGGCCAATCaagatgcagagacagaaagaaaaaggccTCCCACCTACCCTCCACCTGTGAGCCCTGTCAGATTCGCtggacaggtgtgtgttggGATCTACTTTGGCACCGTGGCTCTGATGGGACTGAACTCACTCAGTTTCTTCTACTTGATCGTTCTTCCTTTGTGTGTGGGTGCTGGGGTACATTTGGTATCCAGTGTTGGCCAACAGACCTCAGATCTACAGAAAACTTTAACTGCTTGTCTTATAACCTCCCCAATTTTCTATGGCAGCACCTTATCTCCTCTTCCTATAAGCATAGCTGCAAGTGTCACTGCTGCACAGCACCGTAAGTTCAAACCTCCACAGGCACCTGGACAAGCACAGAAATTAG GTCCACGGCTCTACAGGCTGGGGCTGGCTTGGCTGGCCTTTTCTGCTCCACTGGGATACTGCATTTTCCACAACACCACCGCCACACTGTATTACCTGTCTGACTGTATAGCAGCTCTACTGGATGCTTTCTGGTTTCTTCCGGGGTTAAGGAGTGTGTTGGAGTACATTCTTCTAATGCCATACCAGATCTTGTGTGCGCTTACTGGAGGAGGGTACTATGAAGAGTCTTGGAGGAAGCTGCTTGAAATATTGCTCAAAGAGTACtcggagagggagaaggaggcaCTGAAG GTATTGTCACTGGAAGCAGAGGCCTCTGTTGAAGAGATAACTCAAAGCTATAGGGAACTGGCTAAGGCATGGCACCCAGACCATAACCCCGACAAGGAGGCTGAGGCCATGTTTGTAAAGATTCACGAGGCATACGAGGTCCTGCTGCGGTGGCACAGGCCCAAACGGTTCAGATAA
- the lmbr1l gene encoding limb region 1 homolog-like protein has product MMEADDVSIREQLFHNRVRETIICVLLFTCLYMVSYLILTHFKKTAEFVTDDIEDATVNKIALWLCTFTLSVAVCAVLLLPISILSNEVLLTFPQSYYMQWLNGSLIHGLWNLVFLFSNLSLVFLMPFAYFFTESEGFAGSRKGVMARVYEAVVLLLLLALLVLGIVWVASALVHDNIARKSLYDLWEYYLPYLYSGISLCGVLLLLLCTPFGLSRMFSVTGSLLVKPRLLEDVEDTLSCTTFEEDSLSRKLNCGSTSCWVKLNVEALKKEYQTVQSKRVALEMRRKASPWQRNLGYPLAMLTLLALTVMCVLMVCFNVLELLLDETAMPRGMEDPHLGMASFSMFGSLGAAVQVVLILYLMVSSVVGFYSSPLFTSLLPRAKDTNLTQIIANCVSLLILSSALPVFSRTLGITRFDLLGDFGRYNWLGNFYIVFLYNMMFAGLTSASLIKTVTWAVQRELIRAFGLHRLPLTVSRSTVPFRLLLASGLSKIQ; this is encoded by the exons ATGATGGAAGCGGACGACGTGTCGATTAGAGAGCAACTTTTCCACAACCGTGTCCGGGAGACAATA ATATGTGTACTCCTGTTTACATGCCTTTACATGGTGTCCTACCTTATCCTCACACACTTTAAGAAGACGGCTGAGTTTGTCACAG aTGATATTGAGGATGCCACTGTCAATAAAATTGC GCTGTGGTTGTGTACGTTCACACTGTCTGTGGCAGTATGTGCTGTGCTCCTTCTTCCCATCTCCATTCTGTCCAATGAGGTGCTACTCACCTTCCCACAGAGCTACTACATGCAGTGGCTCAATGGCTCACTTATTCATG GCTTGTGGAACctagtttttcttttctccaatTTGTCCCTGGTCTTCCTCATGCCCTTTGCCTacttcttcactgaatctgAAGGTTTTGCAGGGTCCAGAAAG GGAGTCATGGCTCGAGTGTATGAAGCAGTCgtactgctgttgctgctggcaCTGCTTGTGCTCGGCATCGTGTGGGTGGCATCTGCCCTTGTCCATGACAACATAGCCCGGAAAAGCCTCTATG ACCTGTGGGAGTATTACCTTCCCTACCTGTACTCAGgcatctctctgtgtggagtgctgctgcttctgt TGTGCACTCCCTTTGGGTTATCTCGAATGTTCAGTGTCACAGGCAGCCTGCTAGTTAAACCACGG ctgctggaagATGTAGAAGATACACTAAGCTGCACCACATTTGAAGAAGACTCACTCTCTAGAAAACTGAACT GTGGCAGTACGTCATGCTGGGTCAAGCTGAATGTGGaggctttaaaaaaagagtACCAAACAGTCCAGAGCAAGCGTGTCGCCTTGG AGATGCGTAGGAAGGCTTCCCCGTGGCAGCGAAACCTAGGCTATCCACTTGCAATGCTAACTCTCCTTGCACTGACG GTGATGTGTGTGCTGATGGTGTGTTTCAATGTGTTGGAGTTGCTGCTGGATGAGACAGCGATGCCCAGAGGAATGGAG GATCCTCACCTGGGGATGGCATCCTTCTCTATGTTCGGCTCACTGGGTGCTGCTGTTCAAGTTGTCCTTATTCT CTATTTAATGGTATCCTCGGTTGTGGGTTTTTACAGTTCTCCTCTCTTCACTAGCCTCCTGCCTCGTGCAAAGGACACCAATCTCACACAG aTAATTGCAAACtgtgtttcactgctcatcctgAGCTCTGCACTCCCAGTCTTTTCACGCACACTTG GAATCACCCGCTTCGATCTGCTGGGAGACTTTGGTCGGTACAACTGGCTCGGGAACTTCTACATCGTCTTTTTGTACAACATGATGTTTGCTGGTCTCACCTCTGCCTCCCTCATAAAGACGGTCACCTGGGCAGTACAGAGGGAGCTCATCCGTGCCTTTG GTCTCCATAGACTACCTTTAACTGTGTCACGCTCCACGGTCCCCTTCAGACTCCTCTTGGCCAGTGGACTGTCTAAAATCCAGTGA